Proteins encoded within one genomic window of Anastrepha ludens isolate Willacy chromosome 4, idAnaLude1.1, whole genome shotgun sequence:
- the LOC128862536 gene encoding fidgetin-like protein 1 isoform X1: protein MCENKVKTLEQFVINENTWKSTTANTNERAAAWRRQLFLLENPIHELPNTETYELLERHYTRLDSNCLLEHRKQRIESVNLLLKKYDNLQLSKVQKCDNYLFEDCDFEPPCRGIYESCKSLEITVYGLQHLKNVSKTEVEETDNISDVDTRTLVRNNMEHFLQRRNGPKHCGNFEASTASTNEKAERDFFKSKETGISTSATEEIPFRTAREMLITKSCMKQNRGYSKPSLEEGNVNSSKEAGVPVYFNYGITRKMLGARRTVRSGFVLPVAKDGCLELSPSPPTNCSPPIKLSQDVIDERLINIDPKMVDLIKSEIMHKYKPMDWDDIAGLDYVKSIIKEAVVYPLLRPDIFTGLRRPPRGILLFGPPGTGKTLIGKCIASQSQSTFFSISASSLTSKWVGESEKMVRALFAVAAVHQPSVVFIDEVDSLLSKRSESEHDSSRKLKNEFLVQLDGASTSEEDRVLVVGATNRPQELDDAARRRFARRLYIPLPEIKARIQILKNLLGTVSNDLDESNIEEIGHQTSGYSGADMDILCREASMEPLRAIPADQIPHITKDKVRPVNVDDFKSAVHSVRPSVSKVDLAQYIQWNREYGALQQLK, encoded by the exons atgtgtgaaaacaaAGTTAAAACTCTTGAACAATTTGTGATTAATGAAAATACTTGGAAATCAACTACAGCAAATACAAACGAAAGAGCAGCAGCATGGCGACGACAACTCTTTTTGTTGGAAAATCCTATTCA cGAATTGCCAAATACCGAAACTTATGAACTGTTAGAACGACACTATACCCGGTTGGATTCGAATTGTCTACTCGAGCACAGGAAGCAACGTATAGAATCTGTgaatttacttttgaaaaaatatgataaCTTGCAATTGTCCAAAGTGCAAAAATGtgacaattatttatttgaagattGCGATTTTGAACCCCCTTGTCGTGGCATTTACGAAAGTTGTAAAAGTCTGGAAATAACAGTCTATGGCctacaacatttaaaaaatgtttctaaaaccGAAGTGGAAGAAACTGACAATATTAGCGATGTAGACACACGTACACTTGTAAGAAATAATATGGAACATTTTTTGCAAAGACGTAACGGACCTAAACATTGTGGAAATTTTGAGGCATCAACGGCGAGCACCAATGAAAAAGCAGAGAGAGACTTCTTCAAAAGTAAAGAAACAGGTATCTCAACATCGGCTACTGAAGAAATTCCGTTTCGAACTGCGCGGGAAATGCTAATAACAAAAAGTTGTATG AAACAAAATAGAGGTTACAGCAAACCTTCATTGGAGGAAGGAAACGTAAATAGTTCAAAAGAAGCAGGCGTGCCAGTTTATTTCAATTACGGTATAACCAGAAAAATGTTAGGTGCTCGACGAACTGTGCGGTCTGGTTTTGTCTTGCCTGTGGCGAAAGATGG TTGTTTAGAACTAAGCCCATCTCCACCCACCAACTGCTCACCTCCAATCAAGTTATCTCAAGACGTCATAGACGAAAGATTGATTAACATAGATCCAAAAATGGTGGATCtaattaaaagtgaaataatGCACAAATATAAACCGATGG ATTGGGATGACATCGCAGGTCTGGATTATGTCAAATCCATTATCAAAGAAGCTGTGGTTTATCCACTTCTTAGACCAGATATATTTACAGGATTACGTCGACCTCCACGTGGTATTTTATTGTTTGGGCCTCCAGGAACTGGAAAAACGCTTATTGGCAAATGCATCGCTTCTCAGTCGCAGTCCACATTTTTTAGTATAAGTGCTtcttctttaacatcaaaatggGTGGGAGAAAGTGAAAAGATGGTGAGAGCATTATTTGCTGTGGCTGCTGTACATCAACCATCG GTGGTGTTTATTGATGAAGTTGATTCACTTTTATCTAAACGATCTGAATCTGAACACGATAGCTCTCGAAAATTGAAA AATGAATTCTTAGTGCAGTTAGATGGTGCTTCCACCAGTGAGGAGGATCGTGTGCTCGTTGTCGGCGCTACTAACAGACCACAAGAGTTAGATGATGCTGCACGCAGGCGGTTTGCAAGGAGATTATACATACCGCTTCCAGAAATAAAAGCACGAATccaaattcttaaaaacttgCTAGGAACTGTCAGTAACGATTTGGATGAAAGCAATATAGAGGAGATTGGGCATCAAACTTCCGGTTACTCCGGCGCAGATATGGATATCCTCTGCCGCGAGGCATCTATGGAACCTTTGCGTGCAATACCTGCTGACCAAATTCCACACATAACAAAAGATAAG GTAAGGCCAGTAAATGTAGACGATTTTAAATCTGCGGTCCATAGCGTTCGACCGAGTGTTTCAAAAGTTGATTTAGCTCAATATATTCAATGGAACAGGGAATATGGCGCTTTACAGCAATTAAAATAG
- the LOC128862536 gene encoding fidgetin-like protein 1 isoform X2 — MATTTLFVGKSYSVYVQNFSELPNTETYELLERHYTRLDSNCLLEHRKQRIESVNLLLKKYDNLQLSKVQKCDNYLFEDCDFEPPCRGIYESCKSLEITVYGLQHLKNVSKTEVEETDNISDVDTRTLVRNNMEHFLQRRNGPKHCGNFEASTASTNEKAERDFFKSKETGISTSATEEIPFRTAREMLITKSCMKQNRGYSKPSLEEGNVNSSKEAGVPVYFNYGITRKMLGARRTVRSGFVLPVAKDGCLELSPSPPTNCSPPIKLSQDVIDERLINIDPKMVDLIKSEIMHKYKPMDWDDIAGLDYVKSIIKEAVVYPLLRPDIFTGLRRPPRGILLFGPPGTGKTLIGKCIASQSQSTFFSISASSLTSKWVGESEKMVRALFAVAAVHQPSVVFIDEVDSLLSKRSESEHDSSRKLKNEFLVQLDGASTSEEDRVLVVGATNRPQELDDAARRRFARRLYIPLPEIKARIQILKNLLGTVSNDLDESNIEEIGHQTSGYSGADMDILCREASMEPLRAIPADQIPHITKDKVRPVNVDDFKSAVHSVRPSVSKVDLAQYIQWNREYGALQQLK; from the exons ATGGCGACGACAACTCTTTTTGTTGGAAAATCCTATTCA gtatatgtacaaaatttcagcGAATTGCCAAATACCGAAACTTATGAACTGTTAGAACGACACTATACCCGGTTGGATTCGAATTGTCTACTCGAGCACAGGAAGCAACGTATAGAATCTGTgaatttacttttgaaaaaatatgataaCTTGCAATTGTCCAAAGTGCAAAAATGtgacaattatttatttgaagattGCGATTTTGAACCCCCTTGTCGTGGCATTTACGAAAGTTGTAAAAGTCTGGAAATAACAGTCTATGGCctacaacatttaaaaaatgtttctaaaaccGAAGTGGAAGAAACTGACAATATTAGCGATGTAGACACACGTACACTTGTAAGAAATAATATGGAACATTTTTTGCAAAGACGTAACGGACCTAAACATTGTGGAAATTTTGAGGCATCAACGGCGAGCACCAATGAAAAAGCAGAGAGAGACTTCTTCAAAAGTAAAGAAACAGGTATCTCAACATCGGCTACTGAAGAAATTCCGTTTCGAACTGCGCGGGAAATGCTAATAACAAAAAGTTGTATG AAACAAAATAGAGGTTACAGCAAACCTTCATTGGAGGAAGGAAACGTAAATAGTTCAAAAGAAGCAGGCGTGCCAGTTTATTTCAATTACGGTATAACCAGAAAAATGTTAGGTGCTCGACGAACTGTGCGGTCTGGTTTTGTCTTGCCTGTGGCGAAAGATGG TTGTTTAGAACTAAGCCCATCTCCACCCACCAACTGCTCACCTCCAATCAAGTTATCTCAAGACGTCATAGACGAAAGATTGATTAACATAGATCCAAAAATGGTGGATCtaattaaaagtgaaataatGCACAAATATAAACCGATGG ATTGGGATGACATCGCAGGTCTGGATTATGTCAAATCCATTATCAAAGAAGCTGTGGTTTATCCACTTCTTAGACCAGATATATTTACAGGATTACGTCGACCTCCACGTGGTATTTTATTGTTTGGGCCTCCAGGAACTGGAAAAACGCTTATTGGCAAATGCATCGCTTCTCAGTCGCAGTCCACATTTTTTAGTATAAGTGCTtcttctttaacatcaaaatggGTGGGAGAAAGTGAAAAGATGGTGAGAGCATTATTTGCTGTGGCTGCTGTACATCAACCATCG GTGGTGTTTATTGATGAAGTTGATTCACTTTTATCTAAACGATCTGAATCTGAACACGATAGCTCTCGAAAATTGAAA AATGAATTCTTAGTGCAGTTAGATGGTGCTTCCACCAGTGAGGAGGATCGTGTGCTCGTTGTCGGCGCTACTAACAGACCACAAGAGTTAGATGATGCTGCACGCAGGCGGTTTGCAAGGAGATTATACATACCGCTTCCAGAAATAAAAGCACGAATccaaattcttaaaaacttgCTAGGAACTGTCAGTAACGATTTGGATGAAAGCAATATAGAGGAGATTGGGCATCAAACTTCCGGTTACTCCGGCGCAGATATGGATATCCTCTGCCGCGAGGCATCTATGGAACCTTTGCGTGCAATACCTGCTGACCAAATTCCACACATAACAAAAGATAAG GTAAGGCCAGTAAATGTAGACGATTTTAAATCTGCGGTCCATAGCGTTCGACCGAGTGTTTCAAAAGTTGATTTAGCTCAATATATTCAATGGAACAGGGAATATGGCGCTTTACAGCAATTAAAATAG